From Pelosinus fermentans DSM 17108, the proteins below share one genomic window:
- a CDS encoding methyl-accepting chemotaxis protein, with protein sequence MRRIPIIAQLGGMFLTSISFLLILLGYTAYQYSTASDTYENLITHTSANMLLLTKAQDGMHTGIAELRGFMAYSISSYEQNSRKEFEDSVKDLKVFVSGVENPEVKTEAVKLEKMMDDYSLKMGQLMDARKANSPSFDTLLAEGRNLSQQIDLQFDKTFDLEEKYLKQSTVKLMQEQKDTKNLVGILSMLVILFVCSLAYWYSRYMAKRLRRVRNEMDAISHFDLTTAEQHAAVNDEIGDMVTAMAQMKNALRSLVGQIRQNSESLAASSQELSATVEEQLRAAEIVSNTIAEVASGSAQNTTNITEMSATIQELSASTEEMNSNAYEVNANTQNAVEEASQGMNLLTQIVTQNDTVAKSMISITEAANSLAKGSENIREIVTVIQGIAGQTNLLALNAAIEAARAGEAGRGFAVVAEEVRKLAEQSADATHHIAEIIKKMTEDIDYAVLHVSEGNHEVEAGKQVTFNTQRGFEVIIDKLDKVKTVVAQITHTIEETAKGTQTMVGNVQNISGVAEETAASAQTVAAASEEQSASMHEINHNAESLAKMAEELNEIISKFKL encoded by the coding sequence ATGCGTAGAATACCTATTATTGCACAATTAGGAGGTATGTTCCTCACTTCTATTTCCTTTCTGCTTATACTGCTTGGATATACAGCATATCAGTATTCGACAGCAAGTGATACATATGAAAATTTAATTACACATACTTCCGCAAATATGCTCTTACTCACGAAGGCACAGGATGGTATGCATACTGGTATTGCTGAATTGCGAGGTTTTATGGCCTACTCGATTAGCAGCTATGAGCAAAATTCCAGAAAAGAATTTGAAGATAGCGTAAAAGACTTAAAAGTATTTGTATCTGGTGTGGAAAATCCAGAAGTGAAAACAGAAGCTGTTAAACTAGAAAAGATGATGGATGACTATAGTCTTAAAATGGGACAGCTTATGGATGCAAGAAAAGCTAACAGTCCTTCCTTCGATACGTTGCTTGCGGAAGGGAGAAATTTATCACAGCAGATAGACCTGCAATTTGATAAAACCTTTGATTTAGAAGAAAAATATTTAAAACAATCAACGGTTAAACTTATGCAGGAACAAAAAGATACTAAGAATTTGGTTGGAATTTTAAGTATGCTTGTTATACTGTTCGTTTGTAGTTTAGCATACTGGTACAGTAGGTATATGGCGAAACGCTTGCGTCGTGTTCGGAATGAAATGGATGCAATCAGTCATTTCGATTTAACAACTGCTGAGCAGCATGCTGCTGTTAATGATGAAATAGGTGATATGGTTACTGCAATGGCCCAAATGAAGAATGCTCTGCGCTCACTAGTGGGACAAATACGCCAAAACTCTGAATCTTTGGCAGCATCTAGTCAAGAATTAAGTGCAACAGTAGAAGAACAGCTGCGTGCAGCAGAAATTGTGTCCAATACCATAGCGGAAGTTGCGAGTGGGTCAGCTCAGAATACTACAAATATAACGGAGATGTCCGCTACGATTCAGGAACTTTCTGCAAGTACTGAGGAAATGAATTCGAACGCCTATGAAGTGAATGCGAACACTCAAAATGCTGTTGAAGAAGCAAGCCAAGGGATGAATTTACTGACTCAGATCGTTACACAGAATGATACTGTTGCAAAATCAATGATCAGTATTACAGAGGCGGCAAATTCCTTAGCAAAAGGGTCTGAAAACATTCGGGAAATCGTTACAGTCATTCAAGGCATTGCAGGTCAAACCAACTTATTAGCGTTGAATGCTGCTATTGAAGCTGCTCGTGCCGGTGAAGCAGGAAGAGGTTTTGCAGTAGTTGCAGAAGAGGTTCGGAAGCTGGCGGAGCAAAGTGCTGATGCAACACACCACATTGCTGAAATTATTAAAAAAATGACAGAGGACATTGATTATGCTGTCCTGCATGTAAGTGAAGGAAACCATGAGGTGGAAGCAGGAAAACAAGTAACATTCAACACTCAAAGAGGGTTTGAAGTGATTATTGATAAGCTTGATAAGGTAAAAACAGTAGTTGCACAAATAACGCATACAATTGAGGAAACAGCAAAGGGAACCCAAACAATGGTAGGGAATGTCCAAAATATTAGTGGTGTTGCAGAAGAAACTGCAGCAAGTGCACAAACGGTAGCCGCTGCATCCGAAGAACAAAGTGCCAGTATGCATGAGATCAATCATAATGCTGAATCCTTAGCAAAAATGGCAGAAGAACTCAATGAGATCATCAGTAAGTTTAAGTTATAA
- a CDS encoding catalase — MKFYTDEGNYDMVGNNTPVFFIRDAIKFPDFIHTQKRHPAKHTKDPDMMWDFLSLTPESIHQVTILFSDRGTPKSFRHMDGHSSHTYMFYNQAGEHCWFKWHFKADLGFQTLTDAEATELAGTDPDRATKDLYDSIEAGEYPSWTVYVQIMTADDAKNYKFDPFDITKVWYHADYPLIPVGKMVLNRNPENFFAEVEQVAFAPGNFVPGIGVSPDKMLLGRLFSYPDTQRHRLGANFHQIPINASKAGLTNNYQRDGVMNIDGNGGAGPNYYPNSFDGPEPDAQYAVPAIDVTGLVDRHPFVLSDVDFVQAGELYRRVMSDTDRSNLISNICGNLGQAQKRIQLRQTALFYKADEDYGKRIAKTLGLDLTEVKNLADMSQEERVKATMS; from the coding sequence GTGAAGTTTTATACCGACGAGGGAAATTATGATATGGTAGGTAATAATACTCCGGTCTTTTTTATCAGGGACGCTATCAAGTTTCCTGATTTTATACATACTCAAAAAAGGCATCCAGCGAAACATACAAAAGATCCTGATATGATGTGGGATTTTCTATCCCTTACTCCGGAATCCATTCATCAGGTGACAATTTTGTTTTCTGACCGGGGCACACCTAAAAGCTTTCGTCATATGGACGGGCACAGCAGCCATACCTATATGTTTTACAATCAGGCCGGCGAACACTGTTGGTTCAAATGGCATTTTAAAGCAGACCTTGGTTTCCAGACTCTTACAGATGCAGAAGCTACTGAATTAGCAGGTACAGACCCTGATCGGGCAACTAAAGATCTCTATGACAGCATCGAAGCAGGAGAATATCCTTCATGGACAGTATATGTTCAGATTATGACGGCAGACGATGCTAAGAACTATAAATTCGATCCATTCGATATCACAAAGGTTTGGTATCATGCAGATTATCCGTTGATTCCAGTAGGAAAAATGGTGCTAAATCGAAACCCAGAAAACTTCTTTGCAGAAGTTGAGCAGGTAGCATTCGCTCCTGGCAACTTTGTTCCCGGTATTGGGGTATCACCAGATAAGATGCTGTTGGGAAGGTTGTTCAGCTATCCTGACACACAGCGACATCGACTGGGGGCCAATTTTCATCAGATCCCCATTAATGCATCTAAAGCTGGTCTTACCAACAACTACCAGCGGGACGGTGTCATGAATATTGACGGCAATGGTGGTGCGGGACCGAACTATTATCCTAATTCTTTTGATGGTCCAGAACCTGATGCTCAATATGCAGTACCTGCTATCGATGTAACAGGCTTAGTGGACAGACATCCATTTGTTTTGTCAGATGTAGATTTTGTTCAGGCTGGTGAATTATACCGTCGGGTCATGAGTGATACTGACAGAAGCAACCTAATTTCTAATATATGCGGTAATTTAGGGCAGGCTCAAAAAAGAATTCAGCTTCGACAAACTGCATTATTCTACAAAGCCGATGAAGATTATGGTAAACGGATTGCCAAAACCCTGGGATTGGATTTGACTGAGGTAAAAAACTTAGCAGATATGTCTCAAGAAGAGAGGGTTAAGGCTACGATGTCTTAG
- a CDS encoding helix-turn-helix domain-containing protein: MNVNINELAHYYATINISIIDVARTVVPPGGRCFGRYTPPFSGIVFPLRGRARMFFNGVPYEMEYGKVFHAGPNMSLDKEVQGRSEWAFMVIHYQTDDSAADSFPYALAHFELEAGYNTRINDLLHRLYTICTTPGKLPKLRAKSLFLSIMDEILTSADNRRNEGGQEIVEQAIEYIHSHYMESLTVPMLAGHYALNSKQFAYLFQKNTGMGPNEYLIDYRIRRAKELLSTTACSVAEISACVGYSDPYYFSKLFKKRTGFCPSVLQSCLKENIG, translated from the coding sequence ATGAATGTAAATATTAATGAACTGGCCCATTATTATGCCACAATCAATATTAGTATTATTGATGTAGCCAGAACTGTCGTGCCTCCTGGCGGAAGATGTTTTGGCCGATATACTCCCCCGTTTTCAGGAATTGTTTTTCCATTGCGCGGGCGGGCCCGGATGTTCTTCAACGGTGTTCCTTATGAGATGGAATATGGAAAAGTCTTTCATGCCGGTCCAAATATGTCATTAGATAAAGAGGTGCAGGGACGATCGGAATGGGCTTTTATGGTCATACATTATCAGACTGATGATAGTGCAGCTGATTCTTTTCCTTATGCTTTGGCTCATTTTGAGTTGGAGGCTGGCTATAACACGCGCATCAATGATCTGCTGCATCGACTATATACGATCTGCACAACTCCGGGAAAACTGCCAAAACTGCGAGCTAAATCATTATTTCTCAGTATTATGGATGAGATTCTAACCAGTGCTGACAACCGGCGCAACGAAGGCGGACAGGAAATTGTAGAACAGGCCATCGAATACATTCACAGTCATTACATGGAATCCCTTACTGTGCCAATGCTTGCCGGACACTATGCTCTAAACAGCAAACAATTTGCCTATTTATTTCAAAAAAATACAGGGATGGGACCAAATGAATATTTGATTGATTACCGGATACGCCGCGCAAAAGAACTATTATCCACTACAGCTTGCTCAGTAGCAGAAATTTCGGCTTGCGTAGGCTATTCTGACCCATATTATTTCAGTAAGCTTTTTAAGAAACGTACGGGCTTTTGCCCCAGTGTACTGCAAAGCTGCTTAAAAGAAAACATCGGCTAA
- a CDS encoding TonB-dependent receptor, which yields MKKMSRTRKSLLYALIGSSLVWHAPIVSYAAEETQEPAPATEQAAEEQAASTETTVGQREFTLEGVEVTADRSQALPPAYAGGQVARGANLGILGNKDFMDTPFNVTSYTAQTMEDKQADTLYDVLINDPSIRFTTSAGHSNENYMIRGLEVNYQHLYFNGMQGLAPQYHVPVEFLERVEVLKGPSSFLYGGVSTSVGGAINLVPKRAGEEDITNFTTSYTSSSHLGGHIDIGRRFGENKEWGIRFNGVYADGDTEVDGQSKERLLGSLGVDYQKDKWRLSMDAYGSQENYDNGATSMYYLANGYVESAPDGSTNAYKGTSGTTRNNGVLFKGEYDIQDNLTAYAGIGKLSANATGFINGNHVLNLKSDGTATARNVFKQNFWTDTTSSDFGLRGAYQTGSVKHQLVLGASFQDTDYSNAYNQGSGNYPTNIYNPVSLADYFNSVASPAKGNKTLVTKLSSYLLSDTLSFDEDKVQLTLGVRRQNVEQTSYKYSNTAATGTPTSSTTYDSDATTPMVGLIVKPWGESVSLYANYIEALSPGTVVATTYDNANEVLAPYKTKQQEIGVKWDKGNFANTLAFFQIKMPSYMTTDNIYSYGGEQKNRGIEWNTFGSITKNFRVLGGIAYTDGELVRSRISTNKGKTPFGVPKWTMNAGVEWDTSWNKDLTLSLLAVYTGSQYIDNANTIKIPSWVRYDLGARYKTTINNVPVTYRASVENLFDKHYWAGCFSNENYATLGGPRTFKLSATFQI from the coding sequence ATGAAAAAAATGTCCCGTACCAGAAAAAGCCTGCTATATGCCTTAATCGGCAGTAGTCTAGTCTGGCATGCACCGATAGTTTCCTATGCGGCGGAAGAAACACAGGAACCCGCCCCTGCCACCGAGCAAGCCGCCGAAGAACAAGCTGCTTCTACTGAAACAACCGTCGGACAGCGTGAATTTACACTGGAAGGAGTTGAAGTTACAGCCGATCGCAGTCAGGCTCTTCCTCCTGCTTACGCCGGAGGTCAGGTTGCCCGTGGAGCCAATCTCGGAATTCTAGGCAATAAGGATTTTATGGATACACCCTTTAACGTTACCAGTTATACTGCCCAGACTATGGAAGATAAACAGGCTGACACACTTTACGATGTTCTCATTAATGATCCATCGATCCGCTTCACCACCTCTGCTGGGCATAGCAATGAAAACTATATGATCCGAGGTTTAGAAGTAAATTATCAGCATCTCTATTTTAACGGTATGCAGGGATTGGCGCCGCAATACCATGTTCCGGTTGAATTCTTAGAACGGGTGGAAGTGCTTAAAGGTCCCAGTTCTTTTCTTTACGGTGGTGTAAGCACTTCGGTAGGCGGCGCCATCAATTTGGTGCCCAAACGCGCCGGCGAGGAGGACATCACTAACTTTACCACCAGCTATACCTCTTCGTCCCACTTAGGTGGCCATATTGATATTGGACGTCGGTTTGGCGAAAATAAAGAATGGGGTATTCGTTTCAACGGCGTTTATGCAGATGGTGATACTGAAGTTGACGGACAATCCAAAGAACGGTTACTGGGCTCTCTCGGGGTAGACTACCAAAAAGACAAATGGCGCCTGTCCATGGATGCATACGGCTCGCAGGAAAATTATGATAACGGAGCTACTTCTATGTATTACCTAGCCAACGGTTACGTAGAATCTGCTCCCGACGGTTCAACCAATGCATACAAGGGGACATCAGGGACGACACGGAATAATGGTGTCCTATTCAAGGGTGAATATGACATCCAGGACAATTTAACTGCTTATGCCGGTATCGGTAAATTATCAGCCAACGCAACCGGCTTCATCAACGGTAATCATGTTTTGAATTTAAAGTCCGATGGAACGGCAACGGCCCGGAATGTCTTCAAGCAAAACTTCTGGACTGACACCACTTCATCCGATTTTGGACTGCGCGGTGCTTACCAGACTGGTTCGGTAAAGCATCAACTTGTTTTAGGTGCAAGCTTCCAGGATACGGATTATTCCAATGCTTATAACCAAGGCAGCGGTAATTATCCAACGAATATTTATAACCCTGTCTCACTCGCCGACTACTTTAATAGCGTGGCGTCGCCAGCCAAGGGTAATAAGACACTCGTTACTAAACTTTCCAGTTATCTTCTGTCCGATACGCTTTCTTTTGACGAAGATAAAGTTCAGTTAACTTTGGGGGTACGGCGGCAAAATGTGGAACAGACAAGCTATAAATACTCCAATACCGCTGCTACCGGAACCCCGACTTCAAGTACCACTTATGACTCTGACGCCACTACACCGATGGTCGGCCTCATAGTCAAACCGTGGGGAGAATCGGTTTCTCTCTATGCCAATTATATTGAAGCACTTTCTCCTGGAACTGTGGTTGCTACAACGTATGACAATGCAAATGAAGTACTGGCGCCGTATAAAACCAAACAACAGGAAATTGGCGTCAAGTGGGACAAAGGAAATTTCGCCAATACCCTGGCCTTTTTTCAAATCAAAATGCCAAGCTATATGACTACTGATAACATTTATTCCTATGGCGGCGAACAGAAAAATCGTGGCATTGAATGGAATACATTTGGCAGCATAACAAAAAATTTCCGTGTTTTGGGCGGAATTGCCTATACTGATGGCGAACTGGTTCGTTCACGCATAAGCACAAATAAAGGAAAAACACCTTTTGGCGTACCTAAATGGACGATGAATGCCGGCGTCGAGTGGGACACGTCGTGGAACAAAGATTTAACCCTTTCTCTCCTGGCGGTATACACCGGATCCCAATACATTGATAATGCGAACACCATAAAAATCCCAAGCTGGGTACGCTATGATTTAGGTGCGCGTTATAAAACCACAATCAATAATGTTCCAGTCACATATCGTGCCAGCGTCGAAAATCTATTTGACAAACACTACTGGGCAGGTTGTTTCAGTAACGAGAATTATGCCACTTTGGGCGGCCCTCGCACCTTTAAATTATCAGCAACCTTCCAGATATAA
- a CDS encoding catalase, whose product MVDSNKKKLTTNFGIPVADDQNSITTGSSHYTLLSDTHLIEKLAHFDRERIPERVVHAKGTGAHGYFEVTHDITQFTRADFLSQIGKKTDLFVRFSTVGGEKGSADSAA is encoded by the coding sequence ATGGTTGATAGTAATAAGAAAAAATTAACAACAAATTTTGGTATTCCTGTAGCTGATGATCAAAACTCCATTACCACTGGCAGCTCACACTACACACTTTTGTCCGATACTCATCTAATTGAAAAGCTGGCACATTTCGATAGGGAAAGGATTCCAGAAAGAGTAGTCCATGCCAAAGGAACCGGAGCTCACGGTTATTTTGAAGTTACTCATGATATTACGCAATTTACCAGGGCTGACTTCCTTTCGCAAATTGGTAAGAAAACAGATCTTTTCGTGCGCTTTTCTACCGTTGGCGGTGAAAAGGGATCTGCTGATTCTGCGGCGTGA